AGAGGGAGAGCTCAAGCTGGAGGTGAGACCTGCGTTCTACGAAGGGGAGGACGCCAGCGAGGAGCTTCTTCTGAACCGGCTGAACAATGCCACCATGGCGAATCTCGTAGGCGAAAGGACGGTGGCTTTGGCGATCAAGCACAAGTTCATTGATGAGGACTGCATTCTGTACATTGGCGGGGTACCTCACGCCCAGCTGGTGAAGATGTAAGATGTTCTGCGTCGAGTGTGGTAAAGAGGGCGCCACCTACGAGTCGCTTTGCGCCCAGTGTTTCTTGTCACGGAATAGGTTCACCGAGATAAACGAGTACATTGACCTGACAAGGTGCGCTCATTGCCATGAATTCATCATCAACGGGAAGTGGAGATCGTTCGGGTCTGTCGAGGATGCGGCGGCGGACATCGCGACTCGATCGGTCAAGGTTCGCAGCGGGTCAAAAATCAAATCAGTCGAGGTGGCAGTCACTCCGCTGGATCGCAGCAACTTCGAGGTCTCGATCGAGATGATTTTGCAGATGGAGGACCTCGTCAAGACCG
This genomic window from Methanomassiliicoccales archaeon contains:
- a CDS encoding DUF424 family protein, which gives rise to MITITVRIHRAGGDILVAACDRELLGNVLREGELKLEVRPAFYEGEDASEELLLNRLNNATMANLVGERTVALAIKHKFIDEDCILYIGGVPHAQLVKM